ATTGCCTTGCATTTTCATTTTGGTACGCTATTACAGGCCGTAAGTTAAATCAAGCGAGTTATTTTGGGCCTCTTTTTCTTAAAACTGCCCCAAAATGCAAAGTGCCACAGGAAAGGCTGCCAGGGACCCGGCACCTTAGCGTTGCACTTTTTAATAGTCAGTTTTTTTAGAACGGACCGCTCTCAAAGATTAGCGCCCATCGCCAAAAGGCAGCTTGGTAGAAACACGGAAGGCCCATTGCCTAAACTACCAGATTTCGTGCGGTCCGTAAACACAGAGGAAGCATCTCCCGTTGCGGGGGGTTAAACTTGAAAACCCATGACACTACCCCCTTTTCTCAAAGCCGGTGATAAAGTAGGTGTGATAAGCACCAGCAATTTTACAGAGCAGCCTTACATTGATGAATTGGTAAAGATCCTTAAAGGCTGGAAACTGAAGCCGGTGCTGGGCAAGACCATTGGGCCCCGCCAGGGCAGCTTTGCGGGGTCAGACAACCTGCGCCGGCAAGACCTGCAGGACATGCTGGACAATGATGAGATCAAAGCCGTGCTGGAGACCATGGGGGGCTACGGCATTGTGCGGGTGATTGAAGACGTAGATTTCAACAAGTTCAAATTCCACCCCAAGTGGCTGGTGGGGTATAGTGACACCACCTTTCTGCACAGCCATGTGCAGGGCCTTTTGAGCACGGCCACCATTCATGGCACCATGGCTTGTGATCTGGAGGGTGGGTATAAGGTAGAATCTTGGGAAAGCCTGCGCAAGGCTCTTTTTGGGGAAGATCTGGAGTACTCTGTAAAAGCCCACCCCCTAAACCGGTTAGGCAAAGCCGAGGGCACCCTGGTAGGCGGCACCATAAGTATTCTTTGCAATGCCAAAGGCACCAAGTCTGAGGTGAACACCAACGGGAAAATCTTGTTTCTGGAAGACGTGGGGGAGCAGCATTTCCGGCTAGACAATTACCTGCTTTCCTTAAAGCAAGCCGGCAAGTTTGAGTATGTGAAGGGGCTTCTGGTGGGGCAGCTGGTGGAAATCAAGAAAGACGACCCGCCGTTTGGGAAAACCCCAGAGGAGATTGTTTTGGATGCGGTGAAGGAGTATGACTTTCCCGTTTGTTTCGGGTTTCCGGCGGGCCACAGCGGGGTGAACAAGGCCATGGTCTTTGGCGCGCCGGTTAAAATGGAAGTGACCGACAAAGGCTCCACCATCAAGTTTAACCTATAAGCCAACCATCTGCAAAACCTGTTTTAGGCCTGTTTTTAGGAAAATGGGCCTAAAACGGAAACCCTGGCAATATGGAGAAAACCAAACCAATCTTTCTGCTTACCTGTGAGCACGCCGGAAACGAGGTGCCCAAAAAATACCTGGCTCTTTTCAAAGGGCAGGAGGACGCGCTTTTCTCCCATAAAGCCTTTGACCCCGGGGCGCTTCGGCTGGCCCGGCACCTGGCCGCTGCCTTAAAATTGCCGCTGTATGTTACCTCCGTCTCCAGGTTGCTGGTAGAAGCCAACCGGTCTCTGGACAGTGACGAACTGTTTTCTGACTTTAGTAAAAGCCTGTCTGAAAAAGACAAAAAAGAGGTACTGGACAAGTATTATTTCCCGCACCGGCAAGAGGTGGAAAAGCAGATAAGGAAAGTCACCGCTGCCGGGAAACAAGTCTGTCACCTGGCCATCCATACCTTTACCCCAGTCCTAGACGGAGAGGTACGCAAGGCAGACATTGGCATTCTGTATGACCCCAAACGGCCGCTGGAAAAGGCCATTGCGCAGCACCTCAGGCAACATTTAAAAGAGCAGAACCCCTCCCGTAGGGTCCTCTATAATTCGCCCTACCCCGGCACCGATGACGGCTTTCCTACCTACCTGCGAGGCAAGTTCACCAAATACCAATACGCCGGCTTTGAACTGGAAATTAACCAGAAGTTCTTTCTGGATGGCAGAGAGGAAGTCTGGCAACAAGTGGTAGACGAACTTACTGCTGCCTTGCAGCAAACCCTGAAAGGCACTTAGAATCAAGCTATGGTCTGGTAAGTTCTCTGGAAAGGTCCGAATGAGCGTTCTCTCAGGGAAACCTATACTTTCACTGGCTTGATTTTAATGAGGTTGAGCAGGCAAAACTGATAACATTCCTCTGCAAAAGTGACCTTCATCATCTTTCTGCTGGTCGGTTCTGTCGAAATTTGCAATGCAATTTGACCATTGACCATGCAGAACCAGTTCAAAGTACTTACTTTATCTTACAAACAAGCCCCCATTGCGGTGCGCGAAGCGGTATCTCTCAATGAGATAGGGTGCCGTAACCTATTAGATAAAATAAAGGATTTCACCCAGGCGCAAGACGTGTTGGTGCTGTCTACCTGTAACCGCACAGAGGTCTATTATTCCGCCGAAGCAGATTACTCCCGGGAGTTAATGGAGCTGATTGCCATTGAAAAAGGCATTTTTGATACCCAGAAGATTTCCCCGTATTTCAAGCACCTCACGCAGCCGCAGGAAGCGCTACAGCACCTCTTTCAGGTGGCCTTGGGCCTGGAGTCTCAAGTGGTAGGTGACATGCAGATCATGAACCAGGTGAAGAACGCTTACCAGTGGGCCTCAGACTCGGGCACGGTAAGCCCCTTCCTGCACCGCCTGATGCACACCATCTTCTTTACCAACAAACGGGTGGTGAATGAGACCGCTTTCAAAGATGGCGCCGCCTCTGTGTCTTATGCCACGGTTGAGCTGGTGGAAGAACTGACCAGATACATGGTAGCGCCTAAAGTGCTCATGATTGGGGTAGGGGAGATTGGCGCCAATGTGTGTGATAACTTCCAGAAGTCTGCCCTGCAGCACATTACCATTGCCAACCGTACCCACCACAAGGCGGTAGACCTGGCCGTTAAATGCAATGCCAGAGCCATTTACTGGGAAAACGTGTGGGAAGAAATGGCCCAGGCAGACGTGGTCATCTCCTCTGTGCCCGGCGATTGCTTTTTCATCAGTAAAGAACGGGTGGAGAAAATGGGAGAGGCCGCCCCGTCTTTCTTTGTGGACCTGTCCATGCCGCGCAGCATTGACAACAACCTGCAGGAACTGGCCGGTACCAAGGTGTATAACATTGATAACATCCGTAACCGGGCTACCCAGGCCCTGGAAATAAGATTGGCCGCCATTCCGGCCGTGCAGGAAATCATACAGGAAGCCATGGCCGAATTTGAAACCTGGACCAAAGAAATGAGCATGTCACCTGCCTTACAGCAGTTCAAAAACCGTCTGGAAGAAATACGCCAGCGCGAACTGGCCCGTTACGTGAAATCCATGGGCGCCCAGGAAAAAGAATTGGTAGACACCATCACCAAGAACATCCTGAACAAAATTGTGAAAATGCCGGCCCTGGAGTTGAAAGCCGCCTGCCAGCGCGGCGAGTCTGAGGCCCTGATTGAAGGACTCAGCGCCTTGTTTAACCTGGAAAGCGAGCCACAAAAAGCATAAAAATAGGTGCCGCCATACCTCACGAAGGTTTACGCGGGGCACCGGAATCTGGAAATATTTTCAATTGGGGAGTGAACGAATCATATATTGAATACTACATTTAATTCAGACTTGAAGGCAAAGAGAGCCAGGCAAACAGCCTGGCTCTCTTTGCTTTGGCAGAGTCCTGACCTACGCTGCTAAATGGCCTGGTTTTTTTATGGGAGCAAAAGCTACTTCTATTAAATGGAAAGGCCTCAGGAAGTACAACTTCCTGGGGCCTTCTATAAAGGGTTAGCGGCTGTTTAGAACGGAATCTTTCTGGCATGGATCACCATAAGCGGCAGGTGCGTATGGAAAGTGGGCGCCTGGGGTGCCTCTACCTGAAATAGGTTCTGCCAAGGGTCGGTGGCATGGGCCCCTACCACCAGCATATCTGCTTTCTGCATCCGGCAGAACCGACTGATGCCTTCCTCAATGTTGGGGTTTACCTCTACATTAATGGAAACCCGCTGGTAAGGCAGCCGCTTGCTCAGCCGTTGCAGCTCTTCGGTGGCAAACTGCCGGGCCGTTTCGTCTTCTTTTGAAATAATGTGCAACAGCTGAATCTGCGCCCCAAAATAGCTGGCCAATTTCAGCACCATGGCGGTGTCTGAGAGGGAGAACCCGCGCAAGTCTGTCGCTAATACAATTTTCCTGATGGGCCGGAACGTGGCGTTCTCTGGGATAATGAGCACCGGACAAGGGGCCTGGTTAATCACCTGACCCGCTAAAGAATTCACCACAATTTCCTTGAGGGCATCTGTTGGGCCAGAACCCAGAACAATCAGGTCAGCGTTTTCGTCCTGGGCCAGGGTGGTCACGTTCTGGTGGGTTTCGCCGTAGCTTACCCTCGTTTCATATGAAACCGGGATTCCCCATTCCGTGCTCTCCAGGTAGGTCTGTATACGGCGCAGTTTCTTCAGTTGCTTTCTCTCCAGTTCCATCTCTTCTTCAGAGGGAAAAGAATCCGTACCTCCGGCCATGGCCAGAACATTGGCGCGCTCCACAATACTATGGAATAAAACTATTCGGGAATTCATGCGCTGCGCGATCTCATCTGCGTACCTGATAGAATTCTCAGATTTTTTTGAAAAATCTGTTGGGCAAATAATGGTCTCCATAGCTAAAAAGTTTAGATACTTTATTTGAAAGATAAAGGTGGGGAGGAAAAGGCTGATAGAGAATGACTTAGGTCAAATCAAAAAATGACTAATATCATCCTTTCAGGAATTTATTGGGGAGTTATTCCGCCTTTTCAAGCACCACAACGGAGAAAGCCTGTGGTAGGTTCCTTGTTTATGACATATTTTTTAAGAAAATAAGCCTAAAAACGGTTCGGGTGTTTATAAGCGGAAAATTAAGGGCAGAGGAGGTATCCTTTACTCCAGGAACCGGACCGTCACATAGCTGTTGGTGTTGCGGCCCTGGTCATCCAGGCAGGAGATTTTAAGCTTACCGGCTTTGTCTGGCTCAAAAAAGACAGCCTCATTGCCTGCCGCGGCTTTCAGAAATTGATCGTTCACGTACCAATATACCTTCTTTACTTCATTGTGGGCCGTGCACTGCAGCATAAGTTGCTGATGTTCTGCCTTCTCCAGCAGGTACTCCATGCCGGCCGTAGGCGAAGCAATGATGGGGGCGTACTCCTGGAAAATGCGGCTGCACGCCGGGTTGTGCGGGGGCAAGGCCACATAAGGCAGTTGCTGGGTTACAAAATAAGTAAGTATCTCCGGCGAGTGGTTGGGATACCATTTCTGGGTATAGCCATTCTCTGGCAGGCAGGCGGTACAATAGGCGAAATGTCCGTCCAGAGACACGGACACTTGTTTGAGATGCGTACATTTTACCGCCGAAGAGACACCCGGCAGGAAGGTGTCTACCACCAGGTCCTGGCAGAAGCTGTTGCCGGGCCTTCCGCTTTCAGCGCAGACGCTGCGGGTACCCACGCTTTTGGGTGCGGCATACCACTGGTTGGGGCTGTTGTAGTTAATGGTGTTGAAGATGGAAAACAAAAGCGGGGTGGCGGTATCGGTGCCGTTTAGTTCAGGCACGCCTTCACCGGAGAAGTTTCCCACCCACACGCCCACCGTGTATTTCTGGTTATAGCCTATGCTCCACGCGTCTTTGCGGCCGTAAGAAGTTCCGGTTTTCCAGGCGATCTTGGGCAGGTGACCGCTATTGTCGGCGTTGTGGGGCAGGTCGGGGCGTTGCAGTTGGGTCAGGATCTGGTTGACCATAAACGTAGCCCCCGGCGACAAGAGCTGTTTCTCCTGACGGGCGGTGTCTTCCTGCAGCCAGCGCAACGGCGCATAGGTGCCCTGGCGGGCGAAGGCCGCGTACAAGGCCGTCAGTTCCTCTAGTTTCACGGCGCAACCGCCCAGAATCAAGGACAGTCCCAACTGGTCGCCGTTCCTTTTCATCTGGGAGAACTCTGCCAGTTTCAGCTTCCTCACAAACGTGCCCACGCCCACCTGGTCCAGCAGCTTCACCGCCGGAATATTCAACGATGTAGCCAGTGCCCGCTCTATGGTAATATTGCCGCTATAGGTACCAAAGTAGTTTTCGGGTCGGTAACCGGCATAGTTGATGGGGACGTCTGAGATCATAGATTTTGGCGTGATGAGTCCCTGCTCAAAGGCGGTGGCGTACAGAAACGGCTTCAGCGTACTGCCCGGCGACCGTAGGGCCCGCACCCCATCCACCTGGCCCCCATGAAGCGCATCTGAGAAATCGGCTGAACCGAGGTAGGCCTCTACCGCCTGTGTTTGGTTGTTGATGACCAGCACCGCCGCATTGTGGATGTTCTTGTACCTAAGTTGCTGGAGGTAATTATAGGCCAGTTGTTCTACCTTTTCCTGCACGGCCAGGTTAAGCGTGGTCTTGATAATGGTCTGGTTCTGGTGCTGCCGGTACATGCGGTACGCGAAATGCGGCGCCACATGGGGCGCTGGCTGCCGGCGGGCATCCAAAGGTTCCAGCAGTGCGTCTGCAATAGCGCCTTCCGGGAAGGCCTGCTGCCGGGCAAAATGCCGGAGCCACTTGTTCCGGAATGCCACAATCTGCCGGTTCTGGACGCCAATCCTGAGCGAGGAGGGTTTGTTGGGAATAACCGTTAGGGCCACCGCCTGCGCCAGACTCAACTGCCGGGGAGACTGCTGGAAATGCAGCACTGAGGCCGCCTTCACGCCTTCTATATTTCCGCCGTAGGGTACAAGGTTGAGGTAAAGGAGAAGGATCTCGTCTTTGGTGTACTGCCACTCCAACTGCAGCGCCCTGAACACCTCCGTGAGCTTGTGCCAGTAGGTCCGTTCTTGGGGGTATAGCAGCCGCGCCACCTGCATGGTAATGGTGGAAGCCCCAGAGGTGGTTTTCTGATGCAGCAGGTTCTTGACCATTGCCCGGCCCACTGCCACCAGATTCACGCCCGGGTGGTAATAGAAGTACCGGTCTTCTTTCTGCAGGACGGCTTTCCGGAGGGTAGGACTCACTTCATCTGGTTCCAGCTGCATGCGCCATTTATCATCCTTGCTCAGAAACGAGTGTAGAATGGTGCCATCTGCCGCCGTAATGACCGGTGAGTACGGAATGTCCACCCTTAGCGGGAACAGAAGGTTGAGCAGAATAAACAGCGCCAGGAGAAAAGCCAAAGCCCCACCCACATTCCAGAGCCACACCTTGCCTTTTTGCAGGCGAAGGGCGGGGAAGAAGAAACGTCTGGTCTTGGTAAGCGGCATGTAGGGATAAAGTGTATTTTGATAAAGTGTGATATGGATTGTTTTTACTTTTCCGTCCCATTTTGAAGGAGGTTGGAAATCGTGGCAATTGTAGTACTGTTTTAAGCCTGTTTTAACCAAAACGGCCCAGAAACGAAAACTAAAAATCTGTACCTCTTTAC
This Rufibacter radiotolerans DNA region includes the following protein-coding sequences:
- a CDS encoding universal stress protein, which produces METIICPTDFSKKSENSIRYADEIAQRMNSRIVLFHSIVERANVLAMAGGTDSFPSEEEMELERKQLKKLRRIQTYLESTEWGIPVSYETRVSYGETHQNVTTLAQDENADLIVLGSGPTDALKEIVVNSLAGQVINQAPCPVLIIPENATFRPIRKIVLATDLRGFSLSDTAMVLKLASYFGAQIQLLHIISKEDETARQFATEELQRLSKRLPYQRVSINVEVNPNIEEGISRFCRMQKADMLVVGAHATDPWQNLFQVEAPQAPTFHTHLPLMVIHARKIPF
- a CDS encoding S66 peptidase family protein, yielding MTLPPFLKAGDKVGVISTSNFTEQPYIDELVKILKGWKLKPVLGKTIGPRQGSFAGSDNLRRQDLQDMLDNDEIKAVLETMGGYGIVRVIEDVDFNKFKFHPKWLVGYSDTTFLHSHVQGLLSTATIHGTMACDLEGGYKVESWESLRKALFGEDLEYSVKAHPLNRLGKAEGTLVGGTISILCNAKGTKSEVNTNGKILFLEDVGEQHFRLDNYLLSLKQAGKFEYVKGLLVGQLVEIKKDDPPFGKTPEEIVLDAVKEYDFPVCFGFPAGHSGVNKAMVFGAPVKMEVTDKGSTIKFNL
- the pbpC gene encoding penicillin-binding protein 1C — its product is MPLTKTRRFFFPALRLQKGKVWLWNVGGALAFLLALFILLNLLFPLRVDIPYSPVITAADGTILHSFLSKDDKWRMQLEPDEVSPTLRKAVLQKEDRYFYYHPGVNLVAVGRAMVKNLLHQKTTSGASTITMQVARLLYPQERTYWHKLTEVFRALQLEWQYTKDEILLLYLNLVPYGGNIEGVKAASVLHFQQSPRQLSLAQAVALTVIPNKPSSLRIGVQNRQIVAFRNKWLRHFARQQAFPEGAIADALLEPLDARRQPAPHVAPHFAYRMYRQHQNQTIIKTTLNLAVQEKVEQLAYNYLQQLRYKNIHNAAVLVINNQTQAVEAYLGSADFSDALHGGQVDGVRALRSPGSTLKPFLYATAFEQGLITPKSMISDVPINYAGYRPENYFGTYSGNITIERALATSLNIPAVKLLDQVGVGTFVRKLKLAEFSQMKRNGDQLGLSLILGGCAVKLEELTALYAAFARQGTYAPLRWLQEDTARQEKQLLSPGATFMVNQILTQLQRPDLPHNADNSGHLPKIAWKTGTSYGRKDAWSIGYNQKYTVGVWVGNFSGEGVPELNGTDTATPLLFSIFNTINYNSPNQWYAAPKSVGTRSVCAESGRPGNSFCQDLVVDTFLPGVSSAVKCTHLKQVSVSLDGHFAYCTACLPENGYTQKWYPNHSPEILTYFVTQQLPYVALPPHNPACSRIFQEYAPIIASPTAGMEYLLEKAEHQQLMLQCTAHNEVKKVYWYVNDQFLKAAAGNEAVFFEPDKAGKLKISCLDDQGRNTNSYVTVRFLE
- the hemA gene encoding glutamyl-tRNA reductase, with product MQNQFKVLTLSYKQAPIAVREAVSLNEIGCRNLLDKIKDFTQAQDVLVLSTCNRTEVYYSAEADYSRELMELIAIEKGIFDTQKISPYFKHLTQPQEALQHLFQVALGLESQVVGDMQIMNQVKNAYQWASDSGTVSPFLHRLMHTIFFTNKRVVNETAFKDGAASVSYATVELVEELTRYMVAPKVLMIGVGEIGANVCDNFQKSALQHITIANRTHHKAVDLAVKCNARAIYWENVWEEMAQADVVISSVPGDCFFISKERVEKMGEAAPSFFVDLSMPRSIDNNLQELAGTKVYNIDNIRNRATQALEIRLAAIPAVQEIIQEAMAEFETWTKEMSMSPALQQFKNRLEEIRQRELARYVKSMGAQEKELVDTITKNILNKIVKMPALELKAACQRGESEALIEGLSALFNLESEPQKA
- a CDS encoding N-formylglutamate amidohydrolase, which gives rise to MEKTKPIFLLTCEHAGNEVPKKYLALFKGQEDALFSHKAFDPGALRLARHLAAALKLPLYVTSVSRLLVEANRSLDSDELFSDFSKSLSEKDKKEVLDKYYFPHRQEVEKQIRKVTAAGKQVCHLAIHTFTPVLDGEVRKADIGILYDPKRPLEKAIAQHLRQHLKEQNPSRRVLYNSPYPGTDDGFPTYLRGKFTKYQYAGFELEINQKFFLDGREEVWQQVVDELTAALQQTLKGT